In the Caballeronia sp. LZ062 genome, one interval contains:
- a CDS encoding IclR family transcriptional regulator, translating into MTKLQHADSEAGADNGRAANDARAKVAGRRDADAIALPSALVDITPQQAGTQTLLRGLAILEAAANGARDLRSFSAALGTTRSTTHRLVSSLVQARYLRQVQGGYLLGPKLIELGTIALEQMPLTAVARPHLQALAHHTHDTIHLGVRDGDDVLYIDKIPGTRGLEMRSRVGHRMPLASTGIGKAMMLDLEANAWKKLLDASHRALARTSFKPENRPDIDTFLQRMTRYSQGGYTFDLEENEASIRCVAAPVRDASGAIVAALSVASTIPYMPDERMEELIPVVQREARAISEELGWRAPQANRRIKR; encoded by the coding sequence ATGACCAAACTCCAGCACGCCGATTCCGAAGCCGGCGCCGACAACGGCCGCGCCGCCAACGACGCGCGCGCGAAGGTCGCCGGCCGCCGCGACGCCGACGCCATCGCGCTGCCGAGCGCGCTCGTCGATATCACGCCGCAGCAGGCCGGCACGCAAACGCTGCTGCGCGGACTCGCGATTCTCGAAGCCGCCGCGAACGGCGCGCGCGATCTGCGCTCGTTCAGCGCGGCGCTCGGCACGACGCGCAGCACCACGCACCGGCTCGTGAGTTCGCTCGTGCAGGCGCGCTATCTGCGGCAAGTGCAGGGCGGCTATCTGCTCGGGCCGAAGCTGATCGAACTCGGCACCATCGCGCTGGAACAAATGCCGCTCACGGCGGTGGCGCGTCCGCACCTTCAGGCGCTCGCGCATCACACGCACGACACGATTCATCTAGGCGTGCGCGACGGCGACGACGTGCTCTACATCGACAAGATTCCCGGCACGCGCGGGCTGGAAATGCGCTCGCGCGTCGGGCACCGCATGCCGCTCGCATCGACCGGCATCGGCAAGGCGATGATGCTCGACCTCGAAGCAAACGCGTGGAAGAAGCTGCTCGACGCGTCGCATCGGGCGCTGGCGCGTACGAGCTTCAAGCCGGAAAACCGCCCGGATATCGATACGTTCTTGCAGCGCATGACGCGCTATTCGCAGGGCGGTTACACGTTCGACCTCGAAGAAAACGAGGCGTCGATCCGCTGCGTCGCCGCGCCCGTGCGGGACGCGTCTGGCGCGATCGTCGCGGCGCTTTCTGTTGCTAGCACCATTCCCTATATGCCGGACGAGCGCATGGAAGAACTGATTCCGGTCGTGCAGCGCGAAGCGCGCGCGATCTCCGAAGAACTCGGCTGGCGCGCGCCGCAGGCCAATCGCCGGATCAAGCGATGA
- the aroE gene encoding shikimate dehydrogenase, translating into MNAPQPRDRYAVIGNPVEHSKSPWIHARFAEQTGEAVEYGRILGPLGGFEQEVKAFIASGGRGMNVTVPFKLDAHAFADSLSPRAAAAGAVNTLSFTKDGVGGDNTDGVGLVRDIEANLGVSLKGARVLLLGAGGAARGVVLPIFDRRPASLVIVNRTAAKAQQLVGQFAQAAQEANVRLSGGGADSMERTRYDVIVNATAGSLDAALPECDDAAFGAGTLAYDMMYGPKPTVFMQHAERLGARAADGLGMLVEQAAESFFIWRGVRPDGGAVLRELRQSLAAKA; encoded by the coding sequence ATGAACGCGCCGCAGCCGCGCGACCGCTACGCGGTGATCGGCAATCCGGTCGAGCACAGCAAATCGCCGTGGATTCACGCGCGCTTCGCCGAGCAGACCGGCGAGGCGGTCGAATACGGGCGCATTCTCGGGCCGCTCGGCGGCTTCGAACAGGAAGTGAAGGCGTTCATCGCGTCGGGCGGACGCGGCATGAACGTGACCGTGCCGTTCAAGCTCGACGCCCACGCGTTCGCCGATTCATTGTCGCCGCGCGCGGCGGCGGCGGGCGCGGTCAACACGCTGTCGTTCACCAAAGACGGCGTGGGCGGCGACAACACCGACGGCGTCGGCCTCGTGCGCGATATCGAAGCGAATCTCGGCGTCAGTCTGAAAGGCGCGCGCGTGCTGCTGCTCGGCGCGGGCGGAGCGGCGCGCGGCGTCGTCTTGCCCATCTTCGACCGGCGGCCGGCTTCGCTCGTCATCGTCAATCGCACGGCGGCGAAAGCGCAGCAACTCGTCGGTCAGTTCGCGCAGGCCGCGCAGGAAGCGAACGTGCGGCTCTCGGGCGGCGGCGCGGACAGCATGGAACGAACGCGCTACGACGTGATCGTGAACGCGACGGCCGGCAGCCTCGACGCCGCGCTCCCCGAATGCGACGACGCAGCTTTCGGCGCGGGCACGCTCGCCTACGACATGATGTACGGCCCGAAGCCCACGGTCTTCATGCAGCATGCCGAGCGTCTCGGCGCGCGCGCGGCCGATGGTCTCGGCATGTTGGTCGAACAGGCCGCCGAATCGTTCTTCATCTGGCGCGGCGTGCGCCCGGACGGTGGCGCGGTGCTGCGCGAATTGCGCCAGTCGCTGGCGGCAAAAGCCTGA
- the mtgA gene encoding monofunctional biosynthetic peptidoglycan transglycosylase translates to MTAAPGRSRNAPTDRPARRAARLGPARWIAYGVSVIFIAFLATQLYFFLQIGVWTATNPGSTAFMRADAWTLAKTHPGIVLQRTWVPYDQISRNLKRAIIASEDANFVNNNGYETDAILQAWEKNKSRGKIVAGGSTISQQLARNLFLSREKSYIRKAQELVITWMLEFCWTKERIFEVYLNSVEWGNGVYGAEAAAHYYYKTSAAKLTAGQSARLAVMLPRPKYFDDHRNSPYLTARARVIARRMGAAELPE, encoded by the coding sequence ATGACCGCCGCGCCCGGCCGCAGCCGCAACGCGCCGACTGATCGGCCGGCGCGCCGCGCCGCGCGGCTCGGCCCCGCACGCTGGATCGCTTACGGCGTCTCCGTAATCTTCATCGCGTTTCTCGCGACGCAGCTCTACTTCTTCCTTCAAATCGGCGTCTGGACCGCGACGAACCCCGGTTCGACCGCGTTCATGCGCGCCGACGCGTGGACGCTCGCGAAGACGCATCCGGGCATCGTCCTGCAACGCACGTGGGTGCCGTACGACCAGATTTCGCGCAATCTGAAGCGCGCGATCATCGCGTCCGAGGATGCGAACTTCGTCAATAACAATGGCTACGAGACGGACGCCATTCTGCAGGCATGGGAGAAGAACAAGTCGCGCGGAAAGATCGTCGCGGGCGGCTCGACCATCTCGCAGCAACTCGCGCGCAATCTGTTTCTGTCGCGCGAAAAGAGCTATATCCGCAAGGCGCAAGAGCTTGTGATTACGTGGATGCTCGAATTCTGCTGGACGAAGGAACGCATCTTCGAGGTCTATCTGAATTCGGTCGAGTGGGGCAACGGCGTGTACGGCGCGGAAGCGGCGGCGCATTATTACTATAAGACGTCGGCGGCCAAGCTGACGGCGGGACAAAGCGCGCGGCTCGCCGTCATGCTGCCGCGCCCCAAGTATTTCGACGACCATCGCAACTCGCCGTATCTGACGGCGCGAGCGCGTGTCATCGCCCGGCGAATGGGCGCTGCCGAACTGCCCGAATGA
- a CDS encoding 2-dehydro-3-deoxygalactonokinase, producing MNAPALIALDWGTTSLRAYLLGDDATALDTRASSAGIMKLPAGGFDEAFEETCGAWLDAHPHLPVIAAGMIGSAQGWIEAPYVDTPADADALVAGIVTVTAARGVTVRVVPGVLERGVLPNVMRGEETQIVGALAADASLSAPGGALIGLPGTHAKWAFVGDGRIERFYTFMTGEVFSALRDHTILGRTMQHGAASDAAAFIRGVDTARDAGHPGLLATIFSTRTLGLTGQLTPEQQPDYLSGLLIGHELRGLNEVLARDASSLAGRTLRLIGNDALCDRYRAALARFDCHDAQTVAHATEHGLYRIAAQAGLVTAPASAA from the coding sequence ATGAACGCGCCCGCTCTCATTGCGCTCGACTGGGGCACGACGTCCCTGCGCGCCTATCTGCTCGGCGACGACGCCACCGCGCTCGACACCCGCGCGTCGTCGGCGGGCATCATGAAGCTGCCCGCAGGCGGCTTCGACGAGGCGTTCGAGGAAACGTGCGGCGCGTGGCTCGACGCACATCCGCACTTGCCCGTCATCGCGGCGGGCATGATTGGCAGCGCGCAAGGCTGGATCGAAGCGCCGTACGTGGACACGCCCGCCGACGCCGACGCGCTCGTCGCGGGCATCGTCACGGTGACGGCGGCGCGCGGCGTGACCGTGCGCGTGGTGCCGGGCGTGCTCGAACGCGGCGTGCTGCCGAACGTGATGCGCGGCGAGGAAACGCAGATCGTCGGCGCGCTCGCGGCCGACGCGTCGCTGTCCGCGCCGGGCGGCGCGCTCATCGGCCTGCCGGGCACCCATGCGAAATGGGCGTTCGTCGGCGACGGACGCATCGAGCGTTTCTACACGTTCATGACCGGCGAAGTGTTCAGCGCGCTGCGTGACCACACGATTCTTGGCCGCACGATGCAGCACGGCGCGGCTTCCGATGCCGCCGCGTTCATCCGCGGTGTCGATACCGCGCGCGATGCCGGTCATCCCGGCCTGCTCGCGACCATCTTCAGCACGCGCACGCTCGGCCTTACCGGGCAACTCACGCCCGAACAGCAGCCGGATTACTTGTCGGGGCTGCTCATAGGCCATGAACTGCGCGGGCTGAACGAAGTGCTGGCGCGCGACGCGTCGTCGCTTGCGGGCAGGACGCTGCGGCTCATCGGCAACGATGCGCTCTGCGACCGTTATCGCGCCGCACTCGCGCGTTTCGACTGCCACGACGCGCAGACGGTCGCGCACGCCACCGAACACGGTCTGTACCGAATCGCCGCGCAAGCCGGGCTCGTGACCGCGCCCGCGAGCGCGGCCTGA